A window from Leuconostoc mesenteroides subsp. mesenteroides encodes these proteins:
- a CDS encoding alpha,alpha-phosphotrehalase: MTELGKHVVYQVYPKSFQDSNGDGIGDLPGIIQRLPYLANLGITMIWLNPVFPSPQNDNGYDISDYMAIDPLFGTMSDFENLIKEAEKYHMGIMLDMVFNHTSIDHTWFQKALAGDQKYQDYYYLRPYHDDGRNPTNWISKFGGSAWAKFGDTNLAYLHLYDSTQADLNWHNPAVRQELYAVLNFWLAKGVRGFRFDVINVIGKPEVLVDDETNHGGKFLYTDTPIVQKYIQEMNAATFGKYSDVITVGELSSTTVQNTAAYTNPANKALSMGFNFHHLKVDYDHGNKWTKVPYDFESLRHIWHEWSQGLMANHGWPAWFWNNHDQPRAINRFIKTPKYYRVGAKMLAMLVHLNRGTPYVYMGEEIGMIDPTYHKIEMYVDVESKNAYQMLLEQGLTKQQALEIVQTKSRDNSRVPMQWHDGTYAGFSTHEPWLQNANYEQLNVAQDEKSVDSLYAFYQKLIRLRQENAVIADGDYTPRYEESEEIIAFERQLAGKHILVVTHFGETPVSISISDDIVNNGHVLITNYPSQPVSKTMLLKPYESFAISYE; the protein is encoded by the coding sequence ATGACAGAATTAGGAAAACATGTTGTTTACCAAGTTTATCCCAAATCGTTTCAAGATAGTAATGGGGATGGTATAGGTGATTTACCTGGCATCATCCAAAGACTCCCATACTTGGCAAATCTGGGAATCACAATGATATGGTTGAACCCAGTGTTTCCATCTCCACAAAATGATAATGGTTATGATATAAGTGATTATATGGCGATTGATCCATTATTTGGTACGATGAGTGACTTTGAGAATCTGATCAAAGAGGCCGAAAAATACCATATGGGTATTATGTTGGACATGGTATTCAATCATACATCAATCGATCATACTTGGTTCCAAAAAGCACTTGCAGGTGATCAAAAGTATCAAGATTATTATTACTTGCGACCTTATCATGATGATGGACGTAATCCAACTAATTGGATATCAAAGTTTGGTGGTTCGGCATGGGCCAAATTTGGTGATACGAACTTAGCTTACCTTCACTTATATGATTCAACACAAGCTGACTTAAATTGGCATAATCCAGCAGTTCGTCAAGAGCTCTATGCTGTTTTAAATTTTTGGTTAGCAAAGGGGGTCCGTGGTTTCCGATTTGATGTGATTAATGTAATTGGTAAACCTGAAGTACTAGTTGATGATGAAACTAATCATGGCGGAAAGTTTTTATATACTGATACACCAATCGTCCAAAAGTATATACAAGAGATGAATGCAGCCACTTTTGGTAAATATTCTGATGTGATTACAGTAGGTGAATTAAGTTCAACTACAGTGCAAAATACAGCTGCATATACAAATCCTGCTAACAAGGCGTTAAGCATGGGGTTTAACTTTCATCATCTAAAAGTCGATTATGATCATGGTAACAAGTGGACAAAAGTGCCTTATGATTTTGAATCATTGCGTCACATTTGGCATGAATGGAGTCAAGGACTAATGGCAAATCATGGTTGGCCAGCTTGGTTTTGGAACAACCATGATCAGCCACGGGCAATAAATCGTTTTATTAAAACACCAAAATATTATCGTGTCGGTGCAAAAATGTTGGCGATGCTTGTTCATTTAAACCGAGGCACACCATATGTGTATATGGGCGAAGAAATCGGCATGATTGATCCAACATATCATAAAATTGAAATGTATGTTGATGTTGAAAGTAAAAATGCTTATCAAATGCTATTGGAACAGGGGCTGACGAAACAACAAGCTTTAGAAATTGTGCAAACAAAATCACGTGATAATTCACGTGTTCCAATGCAATGGCATGATGGAACTTATGCTGGTTTTTCAACGCATGAACCATGGCTGCAAAATGCGAATTACGAACAACTTAACGTTGCTCAGGATGAAAAATCAGTTGACAGTTTGTACGCATTTTATCAAAAGTTAATCCGTTTACGTCAAGAAAACGCAGTGATTGCTGATGGTGACTATACACCGAGGTATGAGGAATCAGAAGAAATTATTGCCTTTGAACGACAATTAGCAGGAAAACATATTTTGGTTGTAACACACTTTGGTGAAACACCAGTATCAATATCTATTTCTGACGACATTGTTAACAATGGACATGTGCTAATTACTAACTATCCGTCGCAACCTGTTTCGAAGACTATGCTTTTGAAACCATATGAAAGTTTTGCAATTTCGTACGAATAA
- the treR gene encoding trehalose operon repressor yields MMPLYFQIYQQIKNDIRDHTYPAGSFLPSENELVTQFKTSRDTIRKALAKLDEEGLIQKQRGKGSQVISHQLRHFPISGLTSFHELEELQHFHVLTEVPVFEHLIVTKETQKTTLFPVGTPLYHIVRVRIIDGIHSVIDEDYIRSDIVPGLTKDIAKHSIYAYIENTLHLSVAYAEKIITAELVTAMDRKLLIGLPEDENRLIQVESQGHLTDTTYFQRTIARHRPDQFQFNEFARRQTT; encoded by the coding sequence ATGATGCCATTATACTTTCAAATATATCAGCAGATTAAAAATGATATTCGTGATCATACTTATCCTGCTGGTTCTTTTCTACCTAGCGAAAATGAGCTAGTAACTCAATTTAAAACATCTCGTGACACAATTCGTAAAGCGCTTGCAAAATTAGATGAAGAGGGACTTATTCAAAAACAGCGTGGTAAAGGATCACAAGTTATTTCTCATCAACTACGTCATTTTCCAATCAGTGGGCTTACCAGTTTTCATGAGTTAGAGGAACTGCAGCACTTCCATGTTCTTACTGAGGTTCCTGTATTCGAACATCTTATCGTCACAAAAGAGACTCAGAAAACAACTTTATTTCCTGTTGGTACCCCTCTATATCATATTGTTCGTGTTCGAATTATCGACGGTATTCATAGTGTTATTGACGAAGATTATATTCGTTCAGATATTGTTCCTGGGCTCACTAAAGATATCGCCAAACATTCCATTTATGCTTACATTGAAAATACCCTGCACTTGTCAGTTGCCTATGCTGAAAAAATAATCACTGCCGAATTAGTCACGGCAATGGATCGCAAATTATTGATAGGTTTACCTGAAGACGAAAATAGATTAATCCAAGTTGAAAGCCAAGGTCACTTAACTGACACAACTTATTTTCAACGTACTATTGCAAGACATCGACCTGATCAATTTCAGTTTAATGAATTTGCACGACGACAAACAACTTAA
- a CDS encoding HD domain-containing protein — MLKEKLPKEKVLRDPIHNFIHVEDPIILDLINTSEFQRLRRVKQLGITSSVFHGAEHSRFGHSVGVYELARRITERFEQYYSDVWDPKERRLTLVAALLHDIGHGAFSHTFEHLFHTDHEEMTREIITGDTNIHRVLAQVSPDFPNKVASVIAKTYENPQVVQLISSQIDVDRMDYLLRDAYFTGTKYGEFDIDRILRTMQPTPDGIAFDIAGMHAVEDYIVSRYQMYLQVYFHPVSRGMEVLLEHLLQRAQELYRLNTTSKYAENDFVGPLLAPLFSDKKLTLSEYLKLDDNVFMTYINIWQSHSDPILSDLSQRFMGRRPLKSMQITDETAPMLEELEQLVDSAGFNHIFYTARNNAYDLPYDDYKPNVAKPRTQIDFLLADGSHRELSDMSTLVAAIKGKASIDQRFFFPKEMLNIEPDELFSDTFKKFRSFIRNNALTTPNPES; from the coding sequence ATGTTAAAAGAAAAACTACCTAAAGAAAAAGTACTACGTGATCCAATTCATAACTTCATACATGTCGAAGATCCCATTATTTTAGATCTCATCAATACATCTGAATTTCAAAGGTTGCGTCGTGTAAAACAATTAGGTATAACCAGTTCTGTTTTTCATGGCGCAGAGCATTCTCGCTTTGGTCATTCAGTTGGTGTCTATGAGCTTGCTCGTCGTATCACGGAACGGTTTGAACAATATTATAGCGATGTTTGGGATCCTAAAGAACGGCGCCTAACGCTAGTAGCCGCATTACTACATGATATTGGTCATGGTGCCTTCTCGCATACTTTTGAACATTTATTCCATACTGACCACGAGGAGATGACTCGTGAAATTATTACTGGTGATACAAATATCCACCGTGTCTTGGCACAAGTTTCACCAGATTTCCCAAATAAAGTTGCCAGTGTCATCGCAAAAACTTATGAAAATCCACAAGTTGTTCAACTAATCTCTAGTCAAATTGATGTTGACCGAATGGATTATTTACTACGTGATGCCTATTTTACAGGTACAAAATACGGTGAATTCGATATTGATCGAATACTACGCACTATGCAACCAACACCCGATGGCATTGCTTTTGACATTGCCGGTATGCATGCCGTTGAAGATTATATTGTTTCACGTTATCAAATGTATTTACAAGTGTACTTCCATCCAGTGTCTCGTGGCATGGAAGTTTTGCTAGAGCATTTACTACAACGCGCACAAGAATTATATCGCCTTAATACAACTAGTAAGTATGCTGAAAATGATTTTGTCGGCCCACTACTAGCGCCTTTATTTAGCGACAAAAAACTAACTTTGTCCGAATATTTAAAGCTCGATGATAATGTTTTTATGACTTATATTAATATTTGGCAATCACATTCTGATCCCATTTTGTCTGATTTATCACAACGTTTCATGGGACGTCGTCCACTAAAATCAATGCAAATCACCGACGAGACGGCCCCAATGCTAGAAGAACTCGAGCAACTTGTGGATAGTGCTGGATTTAATCATATATTTTACACGGCGCGAAATAATGCCTACGATTTGCCTTACGATGATTACAAACCAAATGTCGCCAAACCAAGGACACAAATTGACTTTTTATTAGCCGATGGCTCACATCGTGAGTTATCAGATATGTCCACCTTAGTTGCCGCTATTAAAGGTAAGGCCTCCATAGATCAGCGTTTCTTTTTTCCAAAGGAAATGCTCAATATTGAACCAGATGAGTTATTCTCAGATACCTTTAAAAAATTTCGTAGCTTTATTCGTAACAATGCGTTAACTACACCAAATCCAGAATCCTAA
- a CDS encoding DUF1934 family protein, with amino-acid sequence MAIKDQTDVEIHLKTKIRQDNDLEEFEFHTNGQLFLKNNALYLRYTEVIENQKTQIMFKFEKDRVRMNRSGDILTKFSFVKSQRIPALYQTPTGQMQLETLTTLMALNLNHEETRGEVAIDYVLYAMQQIVGQYEIRLQFMPKSSMLD; translated from the coding sequence ATGGCAATTAAAGACCAAACAGACGTTGAAATTCATCTAAAAACGAAAATTCGTCAAGATAATGATCTTGAAGAGTTTGAATTTCATACAAATGGACAACTTTTTTTGAAAAACAATGCACTTTACTTACGATATACAGAAGTCATTGAGAATCAAAAAACACAAATTATGTTTAAGTTTGAAAAGGACCGTGTGCGGATGAATCGATCAGGTGATATTTTAACAAAGTTTTCTTTTGTTAAATCACAGCGTATTCCTGCTTTGTATCAAACACCAACTGGGCAAATGCAGTTGGAGACATTGACCACATTAATGGCGCTAAACTTAAATCACGAAGAAACACGTGGTGAAGTTGCAATTGATTACGTCCTTTATGCTATGCAACAAATTGTTGGGCAATATGAAATTCGGTTGCAATTTATGCCCAAATCTAGTATGCTAGATTAG
- a CDS encoding DNA-directed RNA polymerase subunit delta, protein MSLTTLGNHPKEEFALVEIATAILTEHKEAMPFSSLVQEIQEFLEIDAETFKSRLSQFYTDLNTDGSFISLGNNEWALRAWYPVDAIDESIHELDDEEDAPKRKKSAKKKVNVFADNASDDDVIDYNDDDPEDEDFGAVTDDDTDTDDEETEVEVESDDDSNEIDLSDDESIDANMTELSGGDDLDDLSDGDQEK, encoded by the coding sequence ATGTCACTTACAACATTAGGCAATCACCCTAAAGAAGAATTTGCATTGGTTGAAATTGCAACAGCCATTTTGACAGAACATAAAGAAGCGATGCCTTTTAGTTCATTAGTTCAAGAAATCCAGGAATTTTTGGAAATTGATGCAGAGACGTTTAAATCACGTCTTTCGCAATTTTATACAGATTTGAACACTGACGGTTCATTCATTTCACTTGGAAATAATGAATGGGCTTTACGTGCTTGGTATCCAGTTGATGCAATCGACGAATCTATCCATGAGCTCGACGATGAAGAAGATGCTCCTAAGCGTAAGAAGTCAGCTAAAAAGAAGGTTAACGTATTTGCTGATAATGCTTCAGATGATGATGTTATTGATTACAATGATGATGATCCTGAAGACGAAGACTTTGGTGCGGTTACTGATGATGATACAGATACTGACGATGAAGAGACTGAAGTTGAAGTTGAAAGCGATGATGATAGCAATGAAATCGATTTATCAGATGATGAATCAATTGATGCCAATATGACAGAGTTATCTGGTGGCGACGATCTTGATGATCTGAGCGATGGTGACCAAGAAAAATAG